Proteins encoded together in one Lathyrus oleraceus cultivar Zhongwan6 chromosome 5, CAAS_Psat_ZW6_1.0, whole genome shotgun sequence window:
- the LOC127087882 gene encoding mechanosensitive ion channel protein 10 has protein sequence MDGNNKHQGGEVSLMEKKREVVVTISNVSGESHAQDHHDHGLKVIENELASKSPPLKCASPEIRFSPSPNKPPKAPTTNANLTKRKSFVRSVYSKPKSRFGEQPYSIDGTFLEENVLQEELSVSSPYRNSFSKASHSPNNKSGLVNRSVSIASVVTPRTPLMASPGPAGEEDLDEIIYRKVEFSKGKHKRLTTKALIELFVFVMIAGSLIASLTVEEVRGTKIWSLGLWRWCMLVMVTFCGMLVTRWFMHIVVFMIEMNFLLKKKVLYFVHGMKKCVQVFIWIGLVLLTWVLLINHGIQRSKLAEKILDGVTWTLVSLLIGAFLWVIKTLLLKILASNFHVKSFFDRIQESIFHQYVLQTLSGPPLIDEAEKVGGSQSLSHFSFRSVTNKGGSKKEVIDMAKLHKMKQEKVSSWTMKILVDSVMNSRLSTISNSLDESFYDVENEQTDKEITNEMEATAAAYHVFRNVAASPSCTDIDEDELRRFMIKEEVILVFPLLAQAETGLITRKSLTDWVLKVYQERRALAHALSDTKTAVKQLNKLVTVVVVLVTILVWLLLMEIATTKVLVFLSSQLVLAAFMFGNTCKNIFEAIIFVFVMHPFDVGDRCVIDGVELLVEEMNILTTVFLKLNNEKVYYPNSVLAIKPISNYYRSPNMSDSVEFSVDFTTPAEKIGALKEKVKRYLERNPQYWHPNFSLVVKEIENVNKIKMGLYVTHTINFQEFGEKTKRKGELVMEVKKIFEELKIRYNLLPQGVHLRHIEPDTS, from the exons ATGGATGGTAATAATAAGCATCAAGGTGGTGAAGTAAGCTTGATGGAGAAGAAAAGAGAAGTGGTGGTCACAATTTCAAATGTGTCTGGAGAGAGCCATGCCCAAGATCATCATGATCATGGCTTGAAAGTGATTGAAAATGAGCTTGCTTCAAAGTCACCACCTTTAAAATGTGCTTCTCCTGAGATAAGGTTCAGTCCTAGTCCAAATAAGCCTCCAAAAGCTCCTACTACAAATGCAAATCTTACCAAAAGAAAATCTTTTGTAAGATCAGTGTATTCTAAACCGAAATCAAGATTTGGTGAACAACCTTATTCTATTGATGGAACTTTTCTAGAAGAGAATGTTTTACAAGAAGAGTTATCTGTTAGTTCACCTTATAGGAACTCGTTTAGTAAAGCTTCGCATTCACCCAATAACAAATCTGGTTTGGTTAATAGAAGTGTTTCGATTGCTTCTGTCGTTACTCCTAGAACACCTTTGATGGCATCTCCGGGTCCTGCTGGTGAGGAGGATCTTGATGAAATCATTTACAGGAAAGTTGAGTTTAGTAAAGGCAAGCATAAGAGACTGACGACGAAGGCTTTGATCGAATTGTTTGTGTTTGTGATGATTGCGGGGAGCTTGATAGCTAGCTTAACTGTTGAGGAAGTGAGAGGGACAAAGATTTGGAGTTTGGGGCTTTGGAGGTGGTGCATGCTTGTGATGGTGACCTTTTGTGGCATGTTGGTTACCAGATGGTTCATGCACATTGTTGTTTTCATGATTGAAATGAACTTTTTGTTGAAGAAAAAAGTGCTTTATTTTGTCCATGGAATGAAGAAATGCGTCCAGGTTTTCATTTGGATCGGTTTGGTTCTCCTCACATGGGTGCTTTTGATCAATCACGGGATCCAGCGATCGAAATTGGCCGAAAAGATTTTGGACGGAGTAACATGGACTCTTGTTTCTCTTCTAATTGGAGCATTTTTATGGGTTATAAAGACattgttgctgaaaattttggCATCGAATTTCCATGTGAAGTCTTTCTTTGATCGAATTCAAGAGTCAATCTTCCATCAATATGTTCTGCAAACTCTCTCCGGGCCTCCACTTATCGATGAGGCCGAGAAGGTTGGGGGATCACAGAGTTTGAGCCATTTTAGTTTCAGGAGTGTAACCAATAAAGGTGGCTCAAAGAAAGAGGTTATTGATATGGCAAAGCTTCacaagatgaagcaagagaaagtTTCGTCGTGGACCATGAAGATTTTGGTAGATTCTGTGATGAATTCGAGGCTGTCCACAATCTCTAATTCATTAGATGAAAGTTTTTATGATGTAGAAAATGAACAAACTGATAAAGAAATTACAAATGAAATGGAAGCAACTGCTGCAGCCTATCATGTTTTCAGAAACGTCGCTGCTTCCCCTAGTTGCAC GGACATTGACGAGGATGAACTTCGTCGATTCATGATTAAGGAAGAAGTTATTTTGGTATTTCCCCTACTGGCACAGGCAGAGACAGGCCTAATTACCAGAAAATCTTTAACAGATTGGGTG TTGAAGGTATATCAAGAGCGCAGAGCGCTCGCGCACGCGTTAAGCGACACGAAAACAGCTGTTAAACAATTAAACAAGCTTGTGACAGTGGTTGTAGTACTTGTGACCATACTAGTGTGGCTTCTTCTTATGGAAATCGCAACAACAAAAGTACTTGTATTCCTTTCATCGCAGCTAGTACTCGCGGCTTTCATGTTTGGAAACACCTGCAAGAATATATTTGAAGCCATCATCTTCGTGTTTGTAATGCATCCATTCGACGTTGGTGATCGATGTGTTATAGATGGTGTCGAG CTATTGGTTGAAGAAATGAATATATTGACAACAGTATTTTTGAAGCTTAATAATGAAAAGGTGTATTATCCGAACTCGGTTCTCGCCATAAAACCGATTAGCAATTACTACAGAAGCCCGAATATGTCTGATAGTGTAGAGTTTTCGGTTGATTTTACGACACCAGCAGAGAAAATTGGAGCACTGAAAGAAAAAGTAAAGAGGTATTTGGAGAGGAATCCACAATACTGGCATCCTAATTTTAGCTTGGTAGTGAAGGAGATTGAGAATGTAAATAAGATTAAGATGGGTCTTTATGTTACACACACAATAAACTTTCAAGAGTTTGGAGAGAAAACAAAGCGAAAAGGTGAACTAGTGATGGAAGTAAAGAAAATATTTGAAGAGCTCAAGATCAGATACAATCTTCTTCCACAAGGTGTTCATCTCAGACACATTGAACCTGATACAAGTTAA